A portion of the Falco naumanni isolate bFalNau1 chromosome 9, bFalNau1.pat, whole genome shotgun sequence genome contains these proteins:
- the LRRC18 gene encoding leucine-rich repeat-containing protein 18, whose protein sequence is MAEGKAKGQKGKVITLKIAKNSIRISFDGGRRLDLSKMGITTFPQCILKLADVDELDLSRNMLKKIPSSIQKFQKLRWLDLHSNQLEELPKTIGTLQNLFYLNICNNKLTSKHLPEELNLLKNLRILNLGLNCLDSIPTSLGALKELKEIGLFDNTLTTIPNSVKNLPKLKKLNAKRNPFPDSTEQEEHADPVKGIETLYLVQEKDLCSSCLKMCQDERDKLNKLKNVTPSPSEKPHFPLLQTPNSSAKDNQEEWRLRDKHP, encoded by the coding sequence ATGGCCGAGGGGAAAGCAAAAGGTCAAAAAGGGAAGGTGATCACCTTGAAAATTGCCAAAAATTCTATCCGGATATCTTTTGATGGAGGGCGTCGTCTTGACTTAAGCAAGATGGGCATCACCACCTTTCCCCAGTGCATTCTGAAACTGGCTGACGTGGATGAACTTGATTTGAGcagaaacatgttaaaaaagaTTCCAAGCAGCATCCAGAAATTCCAGAAACTGCGCTGGCTGGACCTGCATAGTAATCAGCTTGAGGAGCTGCCCAAGACAATAGGTACACTTCAAAACCTTTTCTACCTGAATATATGCAACAACAAGCTGACCAGCAAACATCTGCCAGAAGAGTTAAACCTTCTCAAGAACCTGCGTATTCTCAACCTTGGCTTGAACTGTCTTGACAGTATCCCCACTAGTCTTGGGGCCCTGAAGGAACTTAAGGAGATAGGTCTCTTTGACAACACCTTGACCACCATCCCAAACAGTGTGAAAAATCTCCCCAAGCTCAAGAAACTGAATGCAAAAAGAAACCCTTTCCCAGATTCAACAGAGCAAGAAGAGCATGCCGACCCCGTTAAAGGCATAGAAACACTCTACCTGGTACAAGAGAAAGACCTGTGCTCTTCCTGCCTGAAGATGTGTCAGGATGAGAGGGATAAGCTGAACAAGTTAAAGAACGTGACACCTAGCCCCTCTGAGAAGCCACATTTCCCTTTACTCCAGACACCCAATTCCTCTGCAAAGGATAACCAAGAAGAATGGAGATTAAGAGATAAACATCCCTGA